The window GAGGGTCTCGACCATGAAAGCGAACTTGTTCCCCACTCCCGTGATGGAAAGCACCTGCACCACGATCTCGATGGTGGCCAGGGTGACGGCGAACTCGGCGCCCTGGCGCCCGCCCGCCTCGAGCGCCCGGCGGATGTCGTCGAGCCACCCGGCCGCCCCGCGGGCGGCCTCGACGTCGGGGCCGCGCCGGCCCTGCCGGCCCGCCCGCCGGAGGTAGAGCAGCGGGTTACACGAGATGGCCGCCACCTCCCAAACGCCGGGCCTGTCCGCGCCCTCGGGGGAGCGCGGAGGGGCCGCCGCCAGGATGGCGCGCTGGATGAGGGCCGCGAACGCGAAGAGGATGGCCGAGTGGTAGAGGAAGCCGAAGGGCCGCAGGTACTCCGCGACCTCGTACAGCGCCGGGAACGATTGGTAGAGGCCGTACTGGAGCCCGAAGGCCGCGGCCCAGATGGCGGCGAAGATCCACGGGATGACGGAGATGGGGCGCAGGCCGTATCCCCGGCGAACCGCCCAAAGGCCAAGCGCGGCCAGGAGGATGCAGAGGCCGGCCGTGCCGGCGTTCCATCCGAAAATCCAGAGCATGATGGCCGCTCCGGCCGGATAGATCACCAGCCAGCCGCGCTCCACCTCCCCCAGCATGGGCCGGCCGCCCGCCAGCCGGATGAAGGGATAGCCGAGCGCGGCCCCCACGGCGCCGAGCGCGAGGGCAGAGACCAGGGCGGCCCCGGCCGCGGCCGGAGCCTCCAGCGGCACCGGCAGCCCCGCCCAGTCCTCCAGGGCCAGGACCAGCGAATAGACGATGACGAGGTACAGCCAGAAGCTGATGGGCACGAAGACCCAGAGGTCGTCCGGGAGGATGCGGTCGCCCACCCGCAGCCGGGCCAGGAACTCGGCGGCCCGGCGGTAGAGCCAGATCGCCACCATGATGAAGATGGCCATGACGCCCGCGAAGACGGGGGTCCGCCCCTCGACGAGGAAATAGACCAGGAAGGCCAGCGGCACCAGGTAGAACCACCCGCCGCGCAGCTCGACCTTCCAGTCGGGCACCTCGTCCCGGGGAAGCGGCTTGAGGTCCAGTATGCCCGCCGCGAGCTGGATGTTGATGCCCACCGTGAGGAAGTAGAGGACGGCCGGGATGGCGGCGTAGGCGATGAGCTTGATGTAGGGCACCTCGATCAGCTCGCTCATGATGAAGGCGCCCGCGCCCATGACGGGGGGCATGATCTGCCCGCCGCTGCTCGCCGCGGCCTCGGCCGCGGCCGCGATGTGGGGGCTGATGCCGATCCGCTTCATCAGGGGGATGGTGAAGGTGCCCGTGGTGATGACGTTGCCGGCCGCGCTGCCCGAGACCGTGCCCATGAGGGCGCTCGCGCCCACGGCCGAGAGGGCCGCCCCCGCCCGCAGCCGGCCGAACAGGCCCAGGGCGAACTGGACGAAGAACTTTCCCGCCCCCGATTCCTGGAGGAAGGTGCCCAGGATGAGGAACATGATGATGAAGGTGGCCGAGATGACCACCAGAAAGCCCAGGACGCCGCCGATGAAGTCGGTCGAGAGCTTGGCGACGAGCTCGATCCAGCCCGATCCGCCGTGGTCGAAGGGGTCCGGCAGCAGGTTGCCCCACAGGCCGTACAGAATGGCGATGACAGCCAGGACGGGCAGCGGCGGCCCGAAGGAGCGGCGGCACAGCTCCGAAACGAGGAAGATCAGCATGAAGCCCGCCCGGGTGTCCGTGAAGTTGGGCGTGCCCACGCGCTCGGACATGGTATCGTGGGAATAGAACAGGTAGATGCAGGCGCCCACGCCGAGGGCGAGGAGCCCGGCGTTCACCCCCAGGTCCATGCTGGCCGGCAGGCGGTGGCGGGGGAAGCCGGCCCAGCGCCGGTGCATCTCGCGCTTGGACCAGAAGATCAGGGCGGCGAGCGGCAGGAGCGGCCAGAGGTACCCGATGAGGCGCGTGCCGTCCGCCTGGTTGGCCCACAAGAGGATGCGCCAGGCCGCGAGGCCGAGGGAGGCGAACAGGGCCGCCAGCGGCACGGCCGCCCGCCGGAGCCCCTCCCCCGGCCGGTAGAACACCTCGAAGAGGACCCACCCGACGGGCACCGAGACCGCAAGGAGCAGCCACCAGCTTTGCGGAGCCTGGACGTTGTACGGCAGCGAGCCCCAGAAGACAAAAAGGAAGAGGGAGGGGACCATGCTCAGCAGCCACAAGCCCAGGGCGCCCCATTGGCGCTCCTGGATCATCATGAGGGCCCAGACGGCAAAGGGGATGGCGTAGACCCAGCGGACGGAGCGGTCCCGCCATTCCTCCCCGAGCACGGTGATGAAATAGAAAAAGAAGACCGCCGCCACCAGGGAAAGGAAATAGAGGATCGGGAGTGCGCGCAGGCGCTCCACCGCGGCGCCGATCTCGTCGGGTCGCGAGGCGAAACCTCCCAGCAAAATGATGACGAAAGCCAGCAGAAGATGCATGTTCGGATGCTGCTCGGCCGGGAGCGGCAGGAGATAAACGGCCGTGATGTGGTACAGGGCGGAGAGGACTGCCACGCATATCGTCAGGATCCCGAGTCTGCGCAGGTAGGGATGACCGCTGGAAATCAGGGAGGGCGTGTCTTCGCCAAGGTCCGCCGCGCGCTCGTTCATTCATCCTCCGGCAGGGCCGAGATGGCCGCTCAAAAACCCGATGGCGCTTCCAGGCTGAGGATTCAGGCCGATAGAGTGTCTAGTCGAGTTCTCATTCTGCGTCAACCAAAAGCCCTCAAAAAACAAATATCCACCGGAAGGCATCCCGCCTTGACCCGCTTCCTCGGTTGGGGGTATGAGGATGCGTCATCTCATTCCCTATGCCAGGAGGAACCGCCGGCCCGGCTCACGCGACCCGCCGGCCTCCTGTCTTCACCGCCCGAGGAAACCGGAATATGAAATTGGTCACCATGGAGATCACCGAAGGCGGAAAAGGGCGGGAGAGCATCGGGGCGGTCCTGCCGGGGGAGCGGGTGCTGGACCTGGCCGCCGCCTCCGCCGCCATCCCCCCCGACATGGTGATGTTCCTCGAGACGGGCCGCCCGGGCCTGGACGCGGCCCGCAAGCTCGCCGAGGAGGCCGGGAAGGGCCGCCACGCCTCCAGCGTCCGGCCCCTCGCGGGGGTGAAGCTCAAGGCGCCGGTGCCGCGCCCCCGGAAGTTCATCCACGCCGGGCGCAACTTCCACGCCCACCTCGCCGAGTCGGGCAGCAAGATGCCCAAGCAGATCCCCCTCGCGGCCCGCTTTTCCTCCACCATCATCGGGCCGGACGAGCCCATCCTCTACCCCAAGATCACGACCCAGTGGGACTCGGAGGCCGAGATCGTCATGGTCATCGGCCAGCGGTGCAAGTACGTCCCGCGCGAGAAGGCCTTCGACGTCATCATGGGCTACACCCTCTACAACGACGTCACCGCCCGCGACATCCAGAACGACGAGGCGCGGGGCGGGCTCTTCCTCTGCAAGACCCTCGACACCTCGAACCCCCTCGGCCCCTGGATCGTGACCTCGGACGAGATCCCCGACCCTCAGGGCATGGAGATCATCGGGAAGGTCAACGGCTTCGAGCTCCAGCGCCAGAGCCTGCGGACCATGATCTTCGACATCCCCCACATCATCTCCCACCTCTCCAACATGACGCTGGAGCCGGGCGACCTCGTCTCGACCGGCACCCCCGAGGGCTGCGCCATCTTCCGGCCCGACGGCGAGCCCCATCTTCTCCGGCCCGGGAGCGTGGCCGAGGTCTCCTCGCCCCAGATCGGGGTGCTGCGCAACCCCGTCGTGGCGGAGTGAGCGCATGAAGATCACGCGCGTCGAGGCCTTCGTCCTCTCCGCCCCCCAGCCCGAGCGGGAGTTCTGGGTGAGCCTCCGGCCCGTGCTCTCGGTGAACGAGCTGGTCGTGAAGGTCCACACCGACGAGGGCGTCTCCGGCGTGGGCCTGGGCACGGCGGTCGCCTCGGTGAAGGAGGCGGCGCAGGTGTTCCGCAGGGGCTTTGGCGACCTCATCCTCGGCGAGGACCCCCTCCGCCCCGAGCGGGTCCAGGAGAAGCTCCTGAACGTCACCTTCTCGCGGGCCATGCACGAGAAGGGCTGGCCGCGCCCCCACCTGGTGACGGCCATCGCCGCCATCGACAACGCCCTGTGGGACATCCTGGGCAAGGCGGCGGGGCTGCCCGTCTACAAGCTCCTCGGCGGCTTCTCCAGCCGCGCCCGCACCTACGCCGGCGGCGGCTACTACCGGACGGGCAAGGACGTGAAGGAGCTCGTCCGGGAGATGGAGACCTACCTCGGCATGGGCCACCGCGGCTTCAAGATGAAGATCGGGGCCATGCCCCTCAAGGAGGACCTCGAGCGCGTCCGCGCCGTGCGGGAGGCCATCGGCCCGGACTGCCTCCTGGCCGTGGACGTGAACGGCGCCTGGAGCTACGCCCAGGCCCGGGAGAACGTGCCGCGCCTGGCCGAGTTCGGCCTCGCCTGGATCGAGGAGCCCGTCTGCTGGCGGGAGGCGAAGCACACCCTTCCCCTCCTGCGGCGGGGCTGCCCCGTCCCCATCGCCGACGGCCACGGCGAGATGGCGATCTACGAGTGCCTCCGCCTGATCGGGGACGGCTCGGTGGACTACATCCAGTTCGACGCCACCAAGTTCGAGGGGGTCACCGGGAGCCGCAAGATCATGGCGGCGGCCGAGCAGGCCCACCTGAAGTTCGTGCCCCACCACGATCCGCAGGTGCACGCGCACTGCGTGGCCGCGAGCCCGGCGGGCTTCATCTGCGAGAGCCACGCCGACCCGGAACGCGACCCGGTCTGGTTCGAGCTCTTCGAGGGGGCGCCCGAGCTCCGGGAGGGCTGGCTCGAGCTGCCCGACCGCCCGGGCTTCGGGGTGGAACTGAACGGCAAGGCCATGGCAAAATGGGGGGAACGGGTCTGCTGATGGGCCTGATTCAAGGCACCGGAACCGGCCGGCGCCGGCCCCGGGTTTCTGAAAGCGAGGGACCCACTGCAATCCTCCGGCGACATTCCCGCACATCTCATCTTTTCAAAGAGGAGAAATCCATGCTGCACGGAAAATTCTGGCGTTCCCTGGGCGCGGCGGCGGCCGCGCTGGCCTTTGCGGCGTTCGCGGCCGAGGCGGCCCCCACCAAGCTCTCCCTGGCCACCTCCCAGCCGGGCGGCGGCACCTTCGAGATCGGGACCGCCTTCGGCAAGGTGATCAGCGACAACTCGGGCGGCAAGATCGATATCTCCACCTCCATCACCGGCGGCTCCACCGCCAACATCCGCGTGCTGGACAAGAAAGACCCCCAGCAGTCCTTCCGGATGGCCATGGCCACCTCCCCGGCCATTTACTGGGCCCAGAACGCCCAGGACGTGTTCAAGGAGAAATCGGGCGTCCTCGTCCTCTCCGCCCTCTACCCGCAGCAGATCGTGTACGCCACCTACAAGGACAGCGGCATCAAGCAGTGGAAGGACCTGGCGGGCAAGCGCTTCGCCGTGGGCGGGCGCGGCGGCTCCATCTACATCGTGACCCAGAACGCCCTCAAGTACACCGGAATCTACGACAAGGTGAAGCGCGAAACCTTCACCAACCCGCAGATCGTCGCGGGCCTTCAGGACAAGCGCATCGACGCCGGCATGAACTTCCTGAACGCCTACGTCCCGGCGCCGGTCTACATGGAGCTCGCCCGGACCCAGGAAGGGAAGCTCCACTATTTCGGGCCGGACGAGGCGACCCTCAAGCAGATGGAGGAGAAGGACCCGGGCGTGGTGCGCGACGTCATCCCCGCCGGCTCCCTCCCCGGCATCAACTACGACATCGTGAGCTGGGCGCAGATGTGGGCCCTGCTGGCCCACCGGTCGATGTCCAACGACATCGCCTACATGGTCGTCAAGAACATGCTCGACAACTGGCAGCAGATCGAGAAGTACCACCCCACGGGCAAGCACATCAATCCGAAGAACGCGCTGCGCGGCATGAACCGCCTCACCCTGCACCCGGGCGCGGCCCGCTATTACAAGGAAAAGGGAATGCTGAAGTAGCCTCACCGGATCGAGGAGGCCCCCCGCCCGGCGGGGGGCCTCTTTTTTGACGAACCCGCGCCGCCGCCGGACGCTCCCGGCCCGAAAACCAGGAAAAAACCGGTAGAATCCGGCTTCCGCCGAGAGGAACCCGCCATCGCCCCCCGCACGCCAACCCCCAGGCGCTTCTACTATGGCTGGGTCATCCTCGCGCTGAGCACGCTCTGCATCTTCCTCGCGGCGGGGACCCGGAGCCTCTACGCCGTCTTCTACGTCGCCCAGGTCCAGGAGTTCGGATGGAGCCGGGGCGGGGGCTCGGCCGCCTACGCCGTGAACCTCATCTTCCTGATCGTCGGGACCCCCCTCCTCGGAGCCCTCCTCGACCGCTGGGGGCCAAGGTGGCTGTTCGGCGGCTCCCTCCTCATGACGGCCGCGGGCCTCGCCCTGAGCATCTGGGTGCGGACGCCCTGGCACCTCGCCCTCACCTTCGGCGTGGTCGCCGCCGTCGGCTTCACCGCCAACGCGACGCCTCTCCACGGATCTGTCCTCGCCCGCTGGTTCGCCCGCAACCGCGGCTTCGCCGTGGGCCTCGCGTCGGCCGGGCTGGGGGCGGCCCAGGCCATCCTGAGCCCCCTCGTGCAGCTCGCCATCTCCCTGTGGGGATGGCGCGCGGCCTACCTCATCCTCGCGGCCGCCATCTCGCTGCTGGCGCCGCTGGTCATGCTGCTCTTCCACCCGAGCCCCGCCTCGGTGGGCCAGAAGCTCGACGGCCTGGCCTCCTTCCCCTCGCGCGTGATCAGCGCCCGCCGCCGGCCGCGGCGCCGCGTGCGGGTCATGAAGATCATGGATCCCCAATGGGCCGCCGCCGACTGGACGCTCTCCCGGGCCGTCCGGACGCGCGCGTTCTGGGGCGTGATGGGCGTCTCCCTGTTCCAGTCCTACACGCTTCACGTGGTCGGGGTGCACGCCGTGGCCCTGCTGGTGGATTCGGGCTTCTCAGCCTCCACCTCGGCCAATCTCTATGGCGCGATGGGCTTCGGGATGACGGCGGGGCTCTTCCTGTGGGGGAGCATCTCCGACCGCATGGGCCGGGAGACGGCGTACGCGCTGGGGACCCTCTTCTGCCTCGCCGGGGTCGCCGGCCTGGGCCTCCTTCACCCGCGGATGGAATGGGGAATCCCCTGGCTCGTCTCGCTCGTCCTGGGCCTGGGCATCGGAAGCCGGCCCACCCTATTCAGCCTCATCGCGGTGGACATCTTCCAGGGGAGGGAAGCGGGCCGGATCCTCGGCCTCGCGGCGGCGGGCGTCGGGATCGGCGGGAGCCTCGGCTCCGTCTCCGCCGGCTTGATACACGATTGGACGGGGAGCTACGCCGGAGCGCTCTGGACGTGCGGCGTCACCCTCGTCCTCTCGGCCGCGTGCGCCCTCGTCGCCGCTCCGAGCCGGGTTCGCCGCCCCATCCTCCGTCCGCCGGAGGATTCGCGCGGCCGTTTCATCTCGCCGGAGCTGAATCCATAGCGCCGGCGAAGCCGGCCCGCCCGCGCCTCGATCGCCGATATCGCAGCATTCGCGGCGGCTTTTCCTTCCTATCATCCTTCCAGCATCGCCGGCGGCGCACGGAGAAAACGCGCCGCCGCGCGCGTGTGGATGCGGCCGTTGATCCATCGCGAGAGACTCCGCGGCGCCGCTCGCGCGCGATCGCCGCTTCGACCAGATGAAGAAAAATGCGAAAAACTTCAAAAAAAATGTTGACGATCCAATTTACTTTGGCATAGATTTTCCAAGGTAAATGAATCACTCCACCGGATGAGGGATCTGATCATCCCCTCCGTTCGAGTGGCGGTTGGTAGTCGCTTGCTTCGCAGAGCTGTCTGGTTCACGCACGACCGCCCGAGCAAGGGAGATTGTGATGGCCGCAAAGAAAGCCGCGAAGAAGAAGACCGCGAAGAAGAAGGCTTCGAAGAAGAAGGCTTCGAAGAAGAAGAAAAGATAGCGGAGATTCGATCGGCAGGTAGCCGGAGGGCATCCCGGCGAGGCAGTGGCAGCAGGAGCAGCACGAAAGCTTGAGGCAGCGAACCGGCGCGCGCGCCGGCTCCACCGCAACACCGGAAGCAAGCGACAGAAGAAGGAGGCCCCGCCGAAAGGCGGGGCCTCTTTTTCTGCCCGGAGGCGCCGTCCTCGCGCCGGCGGGCGGCGGCCGGGCTCCGGGAATCCGATTCTTGGCTTTTCCCGGACGGCCGAGTGGGTTATAACCGCAAGACCCTGGCGATGGGGCATCCTGCCTCAGCGAAAAAAAGCCCGCCGGGCGGGGTTTTTTCGGGCCAGATCGCTCTCCGGGCGGGGCGGCCGGGCGGGGCGTACCTCTTATAAAGGGGGCCGGGCATCCGGGGCCTTCCGCCGGGGGACGGGCAGCGCGGAGAGACGCATGGCGCCGCAGCGAGGCTTCCGCATCGGCATCGACACCGGTGGCACCTTCACCGATATCGTCGGCGTGCGCTCCGACACCGGGCAGGTCTTCACCACCAAGACGCCCACCACGCCCTCCGACTTCAGCGTCGGGCTCCTCCAGGGCATCCGCAAGATCCTCCAGGAGACCAAGATTCGCCCGAGCGAGGTGACCGGCGTCTTCCACGGCACGACCGTGGCCACGAACGCCATCCTCGAGCGCCGCTTCGAGAACCTGGGCCTCATCGTGACGGGAGGTTTCCGCCACCTGCTCGAGCTGGGACGCGCGCAGAACGCGGGCGCCGGCCGGCGGGGTTCTCATTTCGCGACACCCCTCCTGTGCGCCCCGCCCGAGGCGCTCGTCCCCCCGGAGCGCGTCCGGGAGGTGCGGGAGCGCGTCGCCGCCTCGGGCGAGGTCCTGGCGCCCCTTTCGGCCGAGGAGGCCGCCGGGGCGGTGCGCTGGTTCCGGGAGCGGAACATCGGCTCGGTCGGCATCTGCCTCCTCCACGCCTACGCCAATCCCACGCATGAGCTCCTCCTGCGCGCCACCTTCGCGCGCGAGTTCCCGGAGTGCTTCGTGAGCATCTCGCACGAGGTCATCCCCGAGCCGGGGGAGTACGAGCGCGCGGTCACCACCCTCCTGGACGCCTGCATCAAGCCCCGCATCAAGGCCTACCTCGACCGCAGCGCGGGCCGCATCGAGGAGGCGCTGGGCGAGGTGCCCTTCCTCGTCATGAAGAGCAACGGCGGCGTCTCGACGGCGCGCGAGGTGGCGAAAAAGCCAATCGGGACGGTGCTTTCCGGCCCGGCGGCGGGCGCCCTCTCGGCCGCCTGGCTGGGCCGCCTCTCGGGCCACGGCCGCCTCATCACCCTGGACGGCGGCGGCACCTCGACCGACATCGCCGTCATCGAGGACGGGGAGACCAAGCGGGCCACCCGGCACCGGCTGGATGAGTTCGTCCTCCGCCTCCCCATGGTCGACGTGGTGACCATCGGGACGGGCGGGGGCTCCATCGCCTGGCGGAGCCCCGAGGGTCGCCTGCGCGTCGGCCCCCGCAGCGCCGGGGCGGACCCCGGCCCCATCTGCTACGGCAAGGGGGGCGAGGAGCCCACCCTGACCGACGCCAACCTCGTCCTCGCCCGGAGCCCCCTCCACCTGGCGGGGGGCGAGGTGAAGCTCAACAAGGCCCTCGCCATGCGGGCCATGCGCCAGCTCGCCCAGGGCTTCGGGATGGACCCGCTGGAGATGGCCGCGGGCGTGGTCGAGATCGCCGCCTGGAACCAGGCCCACGCCGTGCGCCGCGCCACCGTGCAGCGGGGCATCTCGCCCCGCGACTTCGCGCTCATGGCCTTCGGCGGCTCGGGCCCCCTCACGGCGGGCCTGGTGGCGGAGTTCCTGGAGATCGGCACCGTCATCGTGCCCCCCTTCGAGGGCATGACGAGCGCCTTCGGCCTCGAGGTCGTGGACCTCATGAACGACCACGCCCTCCCCCACCTCCAGAGCGAGGAGAGCCTCAACCTCGAGGAGCTCGCGCGCGCCTTCGAGCGCCTGGAGCGCGAGGCGGACGCGGGCCTGGCCTTGGAAGGCGTGCCGCCCCACCGGCGGGTATTCCGCCGCGCGGCCGACATGCGCTACCAGGGGGAGGCGCACGAGATCGAGGTGGACTTCCCCTCGGGCTACCTCTCGCCCCCGGCCGCCGCCTCCGCCCTGGAGCGGTTCCACCTCCTCTACCAGAGCCGCTACACGTACAATTACAAGGGCCGGCGGCCGGTCGAGATCGTCCAGCTCCGGGTGAACGGGGTCGGCCTGACCGAGCCCCCGACCCTGCCCCTCATCCCCGCCGGGGGGGAGAGCCCGGAGGAGGCCTACAAGGGGGCGCGCCTGGTGTGGTTCCGGGAGCTGGGGGGCTTCGTGGACACCCCCGTCTATTACCGGGAGCGGCTCAAGGAGGGGAACTTCATCCCGGGGCCCTCGGTCATCGAGAGCTTCGGGAGCACCACCGCCGTCTTTCCCCGCCAAGAGGCGCGGGTGGATCGCTACGGGAACCTCGTCATCCGCTTCCGGGCGGACGTCCGGGAGAAGAGGGAGCGCGCCGGCCGGCCCACGGGCCTGCACGGCGTGGGAGCGGCCTGGGAATGAACGTCGACCCCGTCGTCAGCGAAATCGTCGCGGGCGCCCTCCGGGCCATCGAGGAGGAGGTCGAAGAGCTCCTCGGGCGCGTCTGGCGCAGCCCCTCCCTGCGCGACGCGGGGGATTTCTCCGCCGCGCTCTACGACCGCTTCGGCCGCGCCCTGACCGGCCGCGTCCTGGGCGCGAGCCCGCTGCCCATCCTCTCGTCCTGTCCCATCGGGGACATCCGTCCGGGGGACGTCTTCCTCCACAACGATCCCTATCTCCCCCCCGCCGGGCTGGGCGAGGCGCCCGACCTGAGGCTCACCCGGCCCCTCTTCGACGGGGACCGCCTCATCGCGTTCCTCCAGGTGAGGGGCCGCCACGACGACCTGGGCGGGACGCACCCGGGCGGGGCGCCGGCCGGAAGCTCCGAGATCTACCACGAGGGGCTGCTCCTCCCGCCCGTGCGGATCGCGCGGGAGGAAGAGCCGGTGGCCGACGTGCGCGCCATCCTCCTGCGGAACAGCCGCCGGGCGGACGTGCTGGCCGACGACATGGAGGCCCAGCTCGGCGCCCTGCGGGTGGGGGCGCTCCGGCTGCGCGACCTCGTGCGGCGCTACGGAGCGGACCATCTCACCGCCTGCTTCGCCGATCTCCTCCGGGAGTGCGAGCTGGCCTTCCGGCGCGAGCTCCTCCCGAGGCTGCCCGAGGGGCGGTGGGAGGCGGAGGCGGTGGTCGAGACGGACGGCTTCACCGGGCCCCACCTCCTCCGCCTGGCGCTCGAGCGCCAGGGAGAGACCCTCACTGTGGACCTGGACGGCACGGGCCCCCAGGCGCGGGGCCCCATCAACTGCCCGCTGGAGGGGGAGGGCCGCCTCTTCCTGGCCCGGCTCCTCGCCCCCCTCCTCCTGCACCTGGCCGGGGACCCGGCCCGGATGGAGGGGATCTCCTTCAACGACGGCGCCTGCCGGGCGCTGGACGTGCGCCTGCCGGGGCCGGGTTCTTTGGTGACGCCGCGCTTCCCGGCGCCGGCGGGCCTCCGCGTCCTCACCCTGGGGCGCCTCCTCTCGGCCTTCGGGGAGGCGCTCTTCCGGGCGTCGGACGGCGCGGCCCCGGCCGGCTTCGACAACCTCCGCCTGTGGAGCCTGAGCGGGCGGGACGCGGGGGGGGCATTCCACCTCTTCCGCGAGGCCCTGGGGGCGGGGATGGGGGCTTCTTCCCGCGGGGACGGCGCCTCGGCCGTCTTCCCGATCAACGGGAGCGTGAACCTGCCCGTCGAATGGATCGAGGCCCGCTACCCCCTCCGGGTGGAGTCCGCCGGGCTGGTGCGGGACTCGGGCGGGGCGGGAACGCACCGGGGGGGCCTGGGGGTGTACCGCGAGTACCGCCTCCTCCTGGAAGGCAGCCTGTCGAGCGGGGTTTCCTGCCATGAGGGCGGCCCGGCCGGAGGCTGCGGCGGCGGGCCCGGCGGCCCCTGCCGGCTGACGCTCGCCGAGGGAAAGAAGAGGCCCCAGCTGCTCCCCCCGCTGGCCTCCGCCCATCCCTTCGCGCCGGGGAACCTCCTCCGCGTGGAGACGCCGGGCGGCGGCGGGTGGGGCGACCCCCGGAAGCGCGATCCGGAGGCCGTCCGGCTGGACGTGCTGCGCGGATTCGTCTCCCCCGAGGCGGCGCGGGAGGTGTACGGTTTGGATGCGGATTCCCCGCGCAAACCGGAGCAAACCCGCAAGGCGGCGGCCTCGAAGGGGCGCTAGCACCGCCCTTCGCCGCCTTGACGTTTCCACGCACGGCCCTAATACTCCATCCGGCTGTCCGGCCCATGCCATTCCCAGGAGCGCGTCATGCGGGCTGTCCGGGTCCATGCCTCGATCCTTACTCTTCTGTCTTTCCTGGCCGTTCT of the Candidatus Tectomicrobia bacterium genome contains:
- a CDS encoding MFS transporter, encoding MEEAPRPAGGLFFDEPAPPPDAPGPKTRKKPVESGFRREEPAIAPRTPTPRRFYYGWVILALSTLCIFLAAGTRSLYAVFYVAQVQEFGWSRGGGSAAYAVNLIFLIVGTPLLGALLDRWGPRWLFGGSLLMTAAGLALSIWVRTPWHLALTFGVVAAVGFTANATPLHGSVLARWFARNRGFAVGLASAGLGAAQAILSPLVQLAISLWGWRAAYLILAAAISLLAPLVMLLFHPSPASVGQKLDGLASFPSRVISARRRPRRRVRVMKIMDPQWAAADWTLSRAVRTRAFWGVMGVSLFQSYTLHVVGVHAVALLVDSGFSASTSANLYGAMGFGMTAGLFLWGSISDRMGRETAYALGTLFCLAGVAGLGLLHPRMEWGIPWLVSLVLGLGIGSRPTLFSLIAVDIFQGREAGRILGLAAAGVGIGGSLGSVSAGLIHDWTGSYAGALWTCGVTLVLSAACALVAAPSRVRRPILRPPEDSRGRFISPELNP
- a CDS encoding hydantoinase/oxoprolinase family protein; the encoded protein is MAPQRGFRIGIDTGGTFTDIVGVRSDTGQVFTTKTPTTPSDFSVGLLQGIRKILQETKIRPSEVTGVFHGTTVATNAILERRFENLGLIVTGGFRHLLELGRAQNAGAGRRGSHFATPLLCAPPEALVPPERVREVRERVAASGEVLAPLSAEEAAGAVRWFRERNIGSVGICLLHAYANPTHELLLRATFAREFPECFVSISHEVIPEPGEYERAVTTLLDACIKPRIKAYLDRSAGRIEEALGEVPFLVMKSNGGVSTAREVAKKPIGTVLSGPAAGALSAAWLGRLSGHGRLITLDGGGTSTDIAVIEDGETKRATRHRLDEFVLRLPMVDVVTIGTGGGSIAWRSPEGRLRVGPRSAGADPGPICYGKGGEEPTLTDANLVLARSPLHLAGGEVKLNKALAMRAMRQLAQGFGMDPLEMAAGVVEIAAWNQAHAVRRATVQRGISPRDFALMAFGGSGPLTAGLVAEFLEIGTVIVPPFEGMTSAFGLEVVDLMNDHALPHLQSEESLNLEELARAFERLEREADAGLALEGVPPHRRVFRRAADMRYQGEAHEIEVDFPSGYLSPPAAASALERFHLLYQSRYTYNYKGRRPVEIVQLRVNGVGLTEPPTLPLIPAGGESPEEAYKGARLVWFRELGGFVDTPVYYRERLKEGNFIPGPSVIESFGSTTAVFPRQEARVDRYGNLVIRFRADVREKRERAGRPTGLHGVGAAWE
- a CDS encoding mandelate racemase/muconate lactonizing enzyme family protein encodes the protein MKITRVEAFVLSAPQPEREFWVSLRPVLSVNELVVKVHTDEGVSGVGLGTAVASVKEAAQVFRRGFGDLILGEDPLRPERVQEKLLNVTFSRAMHEKGWPRPHLVTAIAAIDNALWDILGKAAGLPVYKLLGGFSSRARTYAGGGYYRTGKDVKELVREMETYLGMGHRGFKMKIGAMPLKEDLERVRAVREAIGPDCLLAVDVNGAWSYAQARENVPRLAEFGLAWIEEPVCWREAKHTLPLLRRGCPVPIADGHGEMAIYECLRLIGDGSVDYIQFDATKFEGVTGSRKIMAAAEQAHLKFVPHHDPQVHAHCVAASPAGFICESHADPERDPVWFELFEGAPELREGWLELPDRPGFGVELNGKAMAKWGERVC
- a CDS encoding TRAP transporter fused permease subunit, whose protein sequence is MNERAADLGEDTPSLISSGHPYLRRLGILTICVAVLSALYHITAVYLLPLPAEQHPNMHLLLAFVIILLGGFASRPDEIGAAVERLRALPILYFLSLVAAVFFFYFITVLGEEWRDRSVRWVYAIPFAVWALMMIQERQWGALGLWLLSMVPSLFLFVFWGSLPYNVQAPQSWWLLLAVSVPVGWVLFEVFYRPGEGLRRAAVPLAALFASLGLAAWRILLWANQADGTRLIGYLWPLLPLAALIFWSKREMHRRWAGFPRHRLPASMDLGVNAGLLALGVGACIYLFYSHDTMSERVGTPNFTDTRAGFMLIFLVSELCRRSFGPPLPVLAVIAILYGLWGNLLPDPFDHGGSGWIELVAKLSTDFIGGVLGFLVVISATFIIMFLILGTFLQESGAGKFFVQFALGLFGRLRAGAALSAVGASALMGTVSGSAAGNVITTGTFTIPLMKRIGISPHIAAAAEAAASSGGQIMPPVMGAGAFIMSELIEVPYIKLIAYAAIPAVLYFLTVGINIQLAAGILDLKPLPRDEVPDWKVELRGGWFYLVPLAFLVYFLVEGRTPVFAGVMAIFIMVAIWLYRRAAEFLARLRVGDRILPDDLWVFVPISFWLYLVIVYSLVLALEDWAGLPVPLEAPAAAGAALVSALALGAVGAALGYPFIRLAGGRPMLGEVERGWLVIYPAGAAIMLWIFGWNAGTAGLCILLAALGLWAVRRGYGLRPISVIPWIFAAIWAAAFGLQYGLYQSFPALYEVAEYLRPFGFLYHSAILFAFAALIQRAILAAAPPRSPEGADRPGVWEVAAISCNPLLYLRRAGRQGRRGPDVEAARGAAGWLDDIRRALEAGGRQGAEFAVTLATIEIVVQVLSITGVGNKFAFMVETL
- a CDS encoding fumarylacetoacetate hydrolase family protein, which encodes MKLVTMEITEGGKGRESIGAVLPGERVLDLAAASAAIPPDMVMFLETGRPGLDAARKLAEEAGKGRHASSVRPLAGVKLKAPVPRPRKFIHAGRNFHAHLAESGSKMPKQIPLAARFSSTIIGPDEPILYPKITTQWDSEAEIVMVIGQRCKYVPREKAFDVIMGYTLYNDVTARDIQNDEARGGLFLCKTLDTSNPLGPWIVTSDEIPDPQGMEIIGKVNGFELQRQSLRTMIFDIPHIISHLSNMTLEPGDLVSTGTPEGCAIFRPDGEPHLLRPGSVAEVSSPQIGVLRNPVVAE
- a CDS encoding TAXI family TRAP transporter solute-binding subunit; protein product: MLHGKFWRSLGAAAAALAFAAFAAEAAPTKLSLATSQPGGGTFEIGTAFGKVISDNSGGKIDISTSITGGSTANIRVLDKKDPQQSFRMAMATSPAIYWAQNAQDVFKEKSGVLVLSALYPQQIVYATYKDSGIKQWKDLAGKRFAVGGRGGSIYIVTQNALKYTGIYDKVKRETFTNPQIVAGLQDKRIDAGMNFLNAYVPAPVYMELARTQEGKLHYFGPDEATLKQMEEKDPGVVRDVIPAGSLPGINYDIVSWAQMWALLAHRSMSNDIAYMVVKNMLDNWQQIEKYHPTGKHINPKNALRGMNRLTLHPGAARYYKEKGMLK